In one Rhopalosiphum padi isolate XX-2018 chromosome 3, ASM2088224v1, whole genome shotgun sequence genomic region, the following are encoded:
- the LOC132927141 gene encoding uncharacterized protein LOC132927141 isoform X1 — translation MRAYNLDAAHYFTAPGLSFDAMLKFTGQKLQLLHDYDMLLMYENGIRGGLVQASMRYAKANNAKTPGYDDTKEKSWIVYQDCNNLYGWAMSQYMPYGGFNWVEPTLNGLNDLDDTSPIGRIYEVDVWYPKELHDKHNDLPFLPQNSIPRGSKVRKLMATFEKKENYVIHYRNLQQAIKNGLIVEKVHRVIQFNQSDWLAKYIELNTEMRKKAKNEFEKNFFKLMNNAVFGKTMQSKRKEMKMELVSCERRLQKLINKTTFKHCTNYNENLNAVALENKIIKFDKPIYIGKYIFIFSIFIIHLLIYIFIGFAVLDISKTLMYDYHYNVMKKHYKDKIKLMYTDTDSLVYHINTDDFYKDLADNPSLLDRMDTANLPSVHPCYVADRKKSPGFFSDEVDGNVVSEFCALRAKSYAFNVYAGLEDVVREQIKAKGVRQHVVKNHMTLEDHVKCLFGEAGVEAYKENVSIRSFKHKLMTIKTRKLTYNSYDDKRVVLDDKIHTLAHGHYSLGDDDDEQINDWLDHEIDAGDLESNE, via the exons ATGAGGGCATACAACTTGGACGCAGCCCATTACTTCACCGCCCCTGGACTTAGTTTCGACGCGATGCTGAAGTTTACCGGTCAAAAGCTCCAGTTATTACACGATTACGATATGCTCTTGATGTATGAGAATg gtatccGTGGTGGATTGGTGCAGGCCAGCATGCGGTATGCCAAGGCTAACAATGCTAAGACCCCGGGCTATGATGATACTAAGGAGAAATCATGGATTGTATATCAGGact gtaacAACTTGTATGGATGGGCAATGTCCCAGTACATGCCATACGGTGGGTTCAACTGGGTTGAACCTACATTAAACGGGTTGAATGATTTGGACGATACATCGCCCATAGGACGTATATATGAGGTGGATGTGTGGTACCCTAAAGAGCTGCATGATAAACACAACGACCTGCCTTTCCTACCTCAGAACAGTATCCCGCGAGGATCAAAGGTTAGGAAGTTGATGGCGACATTTGAGAAAAAGGAGAATTATGTTATACACTATAGAAACCTTCAGCAGGCAATTAAGAATGGTTTAATAGttgaaaaa gtacatagagTGATTCAATTTAACCAATCAGATTGGCTGGCTAAATATATCGAGCTAAACACAGAGATGCGGAAGAAGGCGAAGAACGAATTtgagaaaaatttttttaaattaatgaataacgcTGTATTTG GGAAGACTATGCAATCGAAAAGGAAGGAAATGAAAATGGAGTTGGTGTCGTGTGAGAGAAGATTACAAAAATTGATtaacaaaacaacatttaaGCACTGTACAAATTATAACGAGAACCTAAACGCCGTCGCCCTGgagaacaaaattattaaatttgacaaacctatctatataggtaaatatatttttattttttctatttttatcatacatttattaatatatatatttataggattTGCGGTGCTGGACATAAGTAAGACGTTGATGTACGACTATCATTACAACGTTATGAAGAAacattataaagataaaataaagctAATGTACACTGACACAG attcaCTAGTGTATCATATCAATACCGATGATTTCTACAAAGACTTGGCGGATAATCCTAGCTTGTTGGACCGGATGGACACTGCTAACCTGCCCAGTGTCCATCCGTGTTATGTGGCAGATAGGAAGAAGAGTCCGGGATTCTTTTCCGATGAAGTCGATGGCAATGTAGTGTCAGAGTTTTGTGCGTTGAGGGCCAAGTCATACGCTTTCAATGTATATGCTGGACTAGAGGATGTGGTGAGAGAGCAGATCAAGGCGAAAGGTGTAAGACAGCATGTGGTTAAAAATCATATGACGTTGGAGGATCATGTTAAGTGTTTGTTTGGAGAAGCTGGCGTGGAGGCGTATAAGGAGAATGTATCTATTCGCTCATTCAAACACAAGTTGATGACGATAAAAACGAGAAAGCTAACTTACAACAGTTATGACGATAAGAGAGTGGTATTGGACGATAAAATCCATACCTTGGCTCACGGACACTATAGTTTAGg ggaTGATGACGACGAACAGATTAATGATTGGCTAGATCATGAGATAGATGCTGGTGATCTTGAATCTAATGAATGA
- the LOC132927749 gene encoding LOW QUALITY PROTEIN: uncharacterized protein LOC132927749 (The sequence of the model RefSeq protein was modified relative to this genomic sequence to represent the inferred CDS: deleted 2 bases in 1 codon), with protein sequence MFNCDQCSLMFTRKDSLLRHKIIHRGIRFPCSVCIRTFSLMSSLKRHEKNSHGIVPAHRQPAPIVAQPTRQSVIQFAPSVAPQGDLQIAPQIFVPDIPAGGSNMLSEDEICMAAMDAFENEKVQDDNTDSYTTTGVNGKRVSTANTTSVARAKKARMDMVKSPGLVEILSSAGRKIVWYFAKNLNNVKNYTDFLRPLAPVLSDMLKNHVLRHSIKFSLKLEATYNRPNVPNSSENRAFQTSAVEVFSGSNIAEIIERAFIKLLSEEEAYTSRGSGFTLESIDGLLLAVYKYTPMGGSSYIPLPAYIEGKRGTINPQNVDQQCFKWAILAKHVTGENKFRIGENYKQHDDKYFQWYIVPNAIIRRSEIRI encoded by the exons atgTTTAATTGTGATCAGTGCTCGTTGATGTTCACGCGTAAAGACAGTTTGCTCAGACACAAAATCATACACCGAGGAATTCGTTTTCCGTGCTCTGTATGCATCAGGACATTCAGTCTCATGTCAAGTCTTAAGAGGCATGAGAAAAATTCTCATg GCATCGTTCCGGCTCATCGTCAGCCTGCACCGATTGTTGCTCAACCTACTCGACAGAGCGTTATACAGTTTGCGCCTAGCGTTGCTCCACAGGGAGACTTACAGATTGCCCCTCAAATTTTCGTCCCCGATATCCCGGCCGGTGGTTCGAACATGTTATCCGAGGACGAGATTTGCATGGCAGCTATGGACgcatttgaaaatgaaaaagttCAAGACGATAATACag actcGTATACAACTACGGGTGTAAACGGCAAACGAGTTTCCACCGCCAACACCACGTCGGTTGCTAGAGCAAAAAAAGCGCGCATGGATATGGTGAAATCACCCGGGTTAGTTGAAATTTTATCGTCAGCGGGTCGAAAAATCGTTTGGTATTTCgccaaaaatttgaataatgttaaaaattataccgaCTTTCTACGTCCTCTTGCACCGGTTTTGTCAGACATGCTGAAAAATCATGTTTTGAGACACtcaataaaatttagtttgaaGCTGGAGGCTACGTATAACCGACCAAACGTACCTAATTCATCTGAAAATAGAGCGTTTCAAACATCAGCAGTTGAAGTTTTTTCGGGTAGTAATATTGCTGAGATTATTGAAAGGGCTTTTATAAAGTTATTGAGCGAAGAAGAAGCTTATACTAGCAGAGGAAGCGGGTTTACCCTGGAGTCCATAGATGGGCTATTGTTGGCCGTGTACAAATACACGCCGATGGGCGGGTCGTCATACATACCACTGCCTGCGTATATCGAAGGAAAACGGGGCACAATAAATCCTCAGAATGTAGACCAACAGTGTTTCAAGTGGGCTATATTAGCCAAGCATGTGACGGGGGAAAATAAATTTCGTATCGGTGAGAATTATAAACAACACGATgacaaatac tttcaatggTATATCGTTCCCAACGCCATTATCCGACGTTCAGAAATTCGAATATAA
- the LOC132924815 gene encoding uncharacterized protein LOC132924815, producing MSKVEESRKNNLMDKDKYINTKQTKLFDIHPKEISKQKINELVFEYIVSEMRPLVTCEKPSFRKLILGLTQSNDETILPNRKQISKQLTTNYNAYVLMLTDVIEKQNYICTTADIWSGNNKSYMGMTCHFIDSESYLRKSYVLGCKRIKGSHNYLNIAEVMTEITQNYRIHYSKITHIVTDNASNFDKSFRTFSIGSSFQSTSEIGDLNENNSGSDNSDLEIDNLEIMDVDKLFINLEKEQHHLQNTDDSFCLPNHLKCCAHTLNLIATVDIAKITDTNYLCVSKSTFKKLYSFWNLISRSTVASDKVLEMCEEYSKTMEPLAISLDKLQGENRSFLGYVAPTILVLRRLLIASTNLKYCKPLSLIIIKSIETRFSYLFNLSSPESKIFIISSISHPKFKLSWVPVRFMNVCKTLFLNECSVVAATSEHFMNSVIENEEIDSDTSDHEFYSNICSTSTNNISINNTDSETKTLNYANLQGISFLSSNKKDLDILNQYPIIKEVFLKYNTTIPSSAPVERLFSKAIQVLTPRRNRLNDKTFDMILCCRSNMV from the exons ATGTCAAAAGTTGAAGAATCtagaaaaaataatcttatggATAAAGATAAATACATCAATACCAAGCAAACTAAATTATTCGATATACATCCAAAGGAAATTTCAAAGCAAAag ATAAATGAATTGGTTTTTGAGTATATTGTTAGTGAGATGCGTCCACTTGTAACCTGTGAAAAACCAAGTTTTCGCAAATTAATCCTAGGACTCACTCAATCAAATGATGAAACAATTTTGCCAAATAGAAAACAAATATCAAAACAGCTAACAACAAATTACAATGCATATGTATTAATGCTAACTGATgtgattgaaaaacaaaattatatctgCACAACAGCTGATATTTGGAGTGGCAATAACAAAAGTTACATGG gaatgACTTGTCATTTTATTGATTCTGAGTCATATCTGCGTAAATCATATGTCTTAGGCTGCAAAAGAATTAAAGGAAGTCACAATTACTTAAATATCGCTGAAGTTATGACagaaataacacaaaattacaGAATCCATTATTCTAAAATTACACATATAGTGACAGATAACGCTAGTAACTTTGACAAGTCTTTTAGAACATTTTCAATAGGCTCATCATTTCAGTCAACTTCAGAAATTGGTgacttaaatgaaaataattcagGTTCTGATAATTCAGATTTAGAAAtagataatttagaaataatggATGtagataaactttttattaatttagagaAAGAGCAACATCATTTGCAGAATACAGATGATTCTTTTTGTTTAccaaatcatttaaaatgttgtgcacatacattaaatttaattgcaaCCGTAGACATTGCTAAAATCACAGATACTAACTATTTATGTGTTTCTAaatcaacttttaaaaaattgtatagtttttgGAATTTAATCAGCAGAAGCACCGTTGCTTCAGACAAAGTACTCGAAATGTGTG AAGAATATAGCAAAACCATGGAACCCTTAGCTATATCATTGGACAAATTACAAGGTGAAAATAGAAGTTTTTTAGGCTATGTAGCACCAACTATTCTTGTACTAAGGAGATTATTAATAGCATCTACCAATCTGAAATATTGTAAGCCATTAagtcttataattataaaatccatAGAAACtagatttagttatttattcaatttgagTAGTCCAGaaagtaaaatattcattatttcttCCATAAGCCACCCCAAATTTAAACTCAGTTGGGTACCAGTAAGATTTATGAATGTTTGTAAAACCTTATTTTTAAACGAGTGCAGTGTGGTGGCTGCAACTTCCGAACATTTTATGAACTCAGTTATTGAAAATGAAGAAATAGATTCTGATACTAGTGATCATGAATTTTATAGCAATATCTGTTCAACTTCAACAAATAACATTAGTATTAATAACACAGATTCagaaacaaaaacattaaattatgccAATTTACAAGGAATATCTTTCTTAAGCTCAAATAAAAAAGACttagatattttaaaccaaTACCCTATTATTAAAGAGGTATTCCTCAAATATAACACTACAATTCCCTCCTCAGCACCAGTTGAGAGATTATTTAGTAAGGCAATTCAGGTTTTAACACCTAGGCGTAATAGATTAAATGATAAAACGTTTGACATGATTTTATGCTGTAGATCAAATATGGTTTga
- the LOC132924814 gene encoding uncharacterized protein LOC132924814, translating into MDDSYLDVTAGYVDDCKITQKQYHSFTPYSNTVFSYNDEIRINIQNMDSYTLPCESFIYIEGKVEKPTDAAGDVRFSNNGLAFLFSEMRYEINGIEIQKLKSPGVSSCLKAFCSYTPNEMNTLDNCAWDSAMDGEDNKNFMTDNVFTGCIPLKHLFGFCEDYKKILLNCNQQLILNRSSTDLDAIRVVGAGATEHVEKNKKITIVLTKVAWKMPIIKVTDKEKLKLLKVLDSRKTLSCAFRTWDLCEYPVLPRNTSHSWTIKSSSLLEKPRFILFGLQTDRKKNIENDAGRFDHCQLKNLKVHLNSEVYPYEDFRADFKNNTTSLLYKAYTDFQKSYYERDYCEPLLSKHVFQTYTPIVVVDLSYQNDNVKSSTVDLRIDFETDTVIPEKTAAYCLILHDQIITYNPFSGDVRKL; encoded by the coding sequence ATGGATGACTCATATTTAGATGTGACTGCTGGCTATGTCGATGATTGTAAAATAACACAAAAGCAATATCATTCGTTTACACCGTATTCAAACACGGTTTTTTCATATAACGAtgaaattagaataaatatccAAAATATGGATTCTTACACTTTGCCGTGTGAGAGTTTCATTTACATTGAAGGAAAGGTAGAAAAACCTACCGATGCTGCTGGAGACGtacgtttttcaaataatgGATTGGCATTTTTATTCTCTGAGATGCGATATGAAATAAATGGAATAgagatacaaaaattaaaatcacccgGAGTGTCGTCTTGCTTGAAAGCGTTCTGCTCCTATACTCCAAATGAAATGAATACATTAGACAACTGTGCTTGGGACTCGGCAATGGACGgtgaagataataaaaattttatgacCGATAATGTGTTTACCGGATGCATTCCTCTAAAACATTTATTCGGCTTTTgtgaagattataaaaaaattttactcaATTGCAATCAAcaactaattttaaatcgttCGTCTACTGATTTGGATGCAATACGTGTTGTGGGTGCCGGAGCCACCGAACAcgttgagaaaaataaaaaaattacgattgTACTGACTAAGGTGGCGTGGAAGATGCCGATTATCAAAGTCActgataaagaaaaattaaaactgttgaaAGTATTGGATTCGCGCAAAACGTTATCATGTGCGTTCAGAACCTGGGATCTGTGTGAATATCCGGTACTCCCTCGAAATACTTCACATTCATGGACGATAAAGTCTAGCAGCTTGCTTGAAAAACctagatttattttgtttggatTACAAAccgatcgaaaaaaaaatatagaaaatgacGCTGGTCGATTTGATCACTGTCAACTAAAAAATCTTAAGGTACACTTAAACTCTGAAGTGTATCCATACGAAGACTTTCGAgccgattttaaaaataatactaccaGTTTATTGTATAAAGCTTATACAGACTTTCAAAAATCATACTACGAACGAGATTATTGTGAAccattattatcaaaacatgtttttcaaacCTATACTCCAATCGTCGTCGTCGATTTGTCGTACCAGAATGATAACGTGAAATCATCGACCGTAGACCTACGAATAGACTTTGAAACCGATACAGTTATTCCAGAAAAGACTGCAGCTTATTGTTTAATACTACATGATcagattataacttataatccgTTTAGTGGCGATGTCAGAAAATTGTAa
- the LOC132927143 gene encoding uncharacterized protein LOC132927143 gives MAGSIGNMAKVYKKNFTYVPPTPPAELIDCNNFILDFTGRKFLNVGLDPTDEFNTVVQIITPSRYINMPADFLRRIFSLMGNILSFILDQPQKYKRNLFLETEIISLSSMVYQGENMLVIESKTQVGCRVLLNRADLMKLQYVEESIFETIARKSAIIRPVVLRQFEIIGNYIDREFTNVQSPPKTVEEMIIFIKNLKTDKIISNIDLNFVSQLKMCAARKLAEQWSQRWSGGMSPELIVDPISPLSPTTSSSYSPSISNHIIMAPKKYSSPSPQYTDDTDAQPPPTEPWDITPQYLFSSSFFEDECSQINRTQTTYPASSAFDENDGPINVFINENDAPTSLPSSSSLPVFIDNHSTGHVSNEYPLWYNNRIKSTGPAVDENDGPSSLNHSPSILDFTGGKPTKKRNAKRKLFE, from the exons atggcTGGTTCAATTGGAAACATGGCTAAAGTGTACAAGAAAAATTTCACATATGTACCACCAACACCGCCTGCAGAGCTCATCGActgtaataatttcatattagaCTTCACCGGCCGTAAGTTTTTGAATGTAGGACTTGATCCTACGGACGAATTCAACACCGTAGTACAAATAATCACACCATCGCGGTATATTAATATGCCAGCCGACTTTCTAAGACGTATATTTTCCCTGATGGGGAATATATTGTCGTTTATTTTGGACCAACCGCAAAAATATAAGCGAAATTTATTTCTGGAAACCGAAATTATTTCGCTGTCTAGTATGGTGTATCAAGGGGAAAATATGCTTGTCATCGAATCAAAAACACAAGTCGGGTGTCGAGTATTGTTAAATCGTGCGGATTTAATGAAATTGCAATATGTGGAGGAGAGTATTTTCGAAACGATCGCACGAAAGTCAGCCATCATACGTCCAGTTGTATTAAGGCAATTTGAAATTATTGGAAATTATATAGACCGGGAATTTACCAATGTGCAATCGCCACCGAAAACAGTTGAAGAaatgatcatttttattaaaaaccttaAGACCGATAAAATCATCTCGAATATCGACTTAAACTTTGTTAGTCAACTGAAAATGTGTGCAGCACGAAAATTAGCTGAACAATGGTCTCAACGATGGAGCGGAGGAATGTCACCAGag ttaatcgtTGACCCCATTTCACCATTGTCGCCGACGACATCGTCATCGTATTCACCGTCCATATCCAATCACATAATTATGGCTCcgaaaaaatattcatcaccGTCCCCTCAATATACCGATGACACCGATGCGCAGCCGCCACCGACCGAACCATGGGATATAACGCCGCAATATTTATTCTCATCGTCCTTTTTCGAAGATGAATGTTCGCAGATAAATCGTACGCAGACAACATATCCAGCAAGCTCCGCATTTGACGAGAACGATGGACCAATTAATGtg tttatcaaTGAGAATGATGCTCCTACCAGTCtaccatcatcatcatcattaccGGTGTTCATAGACAATCATTCTACAGGACACGTTTCGAACGAGTACCCCCTATGGTATAATAACCGTATAAAATCTACGGGCCCTGCTGTTGACGAAAACGACGGTCCGTCGTCTCTCAACCACTCGCCATCTATTCTCGACTTCACAGGTGGCAAGCCCACGAAAAAGCGGAACGCAAAACGCAAACTCTTTGaatga
- the LOC132927141 gene encoding uncharacterized protein LOC132927141 isoform X2 codes for MRAYNLDAAHYFTAPGLSFDAMLKFTGQKLQLLHDYDMLLMYENGIRGGLVQASMRYAKANNAKTPGYDDTKEKSWIVYQDCNNLYGWAMSQYMPYGGFNWVEPTLNGLNDLDDTSPIGRIYEVDVWYPKELHDKHNDLPFLPQNSIPRGSKVRKLMATFEKKENYVIHYRNLQQAIKNGLIVEKVHRVIQFNQSDWLAKYIELNTEMRKKAKNEFEKNFFKLMNNAVFGKTMQSKRKEMKMELVSCERRLQKLINKTTFKHCTNYNENLNAVALENKIIKFDKPIYIGFAVLDISKTLMYDYHYNVMKKHYKDKIKLMYTDTDSLVYHINTDDFYKDLADNPSLLDRMDTANLPSVHPCYVADRKKSPGFFSDEVDGNVVSEFCALRAKSYAFNVYAGLEDVVREQIKAKGVRQHVVKNHMTLEDHVKCLFGEAGVEAYKENVSIRSFKHKLMTIKTRKLTYNSYDDKRVVLDDKIHTLAHGHYSLGDDDDEQINDWLDHEIDAGDLESNE; via the exons ATGAGGGCATACAACTTGGACGCAGCCCATTACTTCACCGCCCCTGGACTTAGTTTCGACGCGATGCTGAAGTTTACCGGTCAAAAGCTCCAGTTATTACACGATTACGATATGCTCTTGATGTATGAGAATg gtatccGTGGTGGATTGGTGCAGGCCAGCATGCGGTATGCCAAGGCTAACAATGCTAAGACCCCGGGCTATGATGATACTAAGGAGAAATCATGGATTGTATATCAGGact gtaacAACTTGTATGGATGGGCAATGTCCCAGTACATGCCATACGGTGGGTTCAACTGGGTTGAACCTACATTAAACGGGTTGAATGATTTGGACGATACATCGCCCATAGGACGTATATATGAGGTGGATGTGTGGTACCCTAAAGAGCTGCATGATAAACACAACGACCTGCCTTTCCTACCTCAGAACAGTATCCCGCGAGGATCAAAGGTTAGGAAGTTGATGGCGACATTTGAGAAAAAGGAGAATTATGTTATACACTATAGAAACCTTCAGCAGGCAATTAAGAATGGTTTAATAGttgaaaaa gtacatagagTGATTCAATTTAACCAATCAGATTGGCTGGCTAAATATATCGAGCTAAACACAGAGATGCGGAAGAAGGCGAAGAACGAATTtgagaaaaatttttttaaattaatgaataacgcTGTATTTG GGAAGACTATGCAATCGAAAAGGAAGGAAATGAAAATGGAGTTGGTGTCGTGTGAGAGAAGATTACAAAAATTGATtaacaaaacaacatttaaGCACTGTACAAATTATAACGAGAACCTAAACGCCGTCGCCCTGgagaacaaaattattaaatttgacaaacctatctatatag gattTGCGGTGCTGGACATAAGTAAGACGTTGATGTACGACTATCATTACAACGTTATGAAGAAacattataaagataaaataaagctAATGTACACTGACACAG attcaCTAGTGTATCATATCAATACCGATGATTTCTACAAAGACTTGGCGGATAATCCTAGCTTGTTGGACCGGATGGACACTGCTAACCTGCCCAGTGTCCATCCGTGTTATGTGGCAGATAGGAAGAAGAGTCCGGGATTCTTTTCCGATGAAGTCGATGGCAATGTAGTGTCAGAGTTTTGTGCGTTGAGGGCCAAGTCATACGCTTTCAATGTATATGCTGGACTAGAGGATGTGGTGAGAGAGCAGATCAAGGCGAAAGGTGTAAGACAGCATGTGGTTAAAAATCATATGACGTTGGAGGATCATGTTAAGTGTTTGTTTGGAGAAGCTGGCGTGGAGGCGTATAAGGAGAATGTATCTATTCGCTCATTCAAACACAAGTTGATGACGATAAAAACGAGAAAGCTAACTTACAACAGTTATGACGATAAGAGAGTGGTATTGGACGATAAAATCCATACCTTGGCTCACGGACACTATAGTTTAGg ggaTGATGACGACGAACAGATTAATGATTGGCTAGATCATGAGATAGATGCTGGTGATCTTGAATCTAATGAATGA